A genomic region of Micromonospora sp. NBRC 110009 contains the following coding sequences:
- a CDS encoding ABC transporter substrate-binding protein, protein MSPIRSASIAALASAVLATTLTGCQFGGEKQDSRPIVIAADLELSGASAAIGKVYQRALELKVEQLNSSGALGARKIELKVKDNRSDAAESLRNINDFSGDSRVSAIIMGGCNECAVGAVRTIGEKHIPTVALASSGAITEPVAERRYVFKLAPNAADSAATLTAELKRRGIAKVAVLHSADSYGEEGLTALRGEFDKARIRLLRAEAARTTDTDVSGQVGQLVDRKPDALIVWTPPEQAALAAANARQSRFSGDLFFDASAAGDLFLGASARSAEKATLIFTQTMVIDDVIATTPAKAARRQWFQDYTARFGGYNGFSSFAADAVQLIADAELRSGDESGTAHRDTLRDVLETSQLDGLSGPIRMTPDNHSGLMPQALTTLVARGGRWRLAG, encoded by the coding sequence TTGAGCCCCATCCGCTCCGCGAGCATCGCGGCGCTCGCATCGGCCGTGCTGGCCACCACGCTCACCGGCTGCCAGTTCGGCGGGGAAAAGCAGGACAGCAGGCCCATCGTGATCGCTGCGGACCTCGAACTTTCCGGCGCATCCGCAGCGATCGGCAAGGTGTACCAACGGGCCCTCGAACTGAAGGTCGAGCAGTTGAACTCGTCCGGCGCGCTCGGTGCCCGGAAGATCGAGCTCAAGGTGAAGGACAACCGATCCGACGCCGCCGAGTCGTTGCGCAACATCAACGATTTCAGCGGCGACTCGCGGGTCAGCGCCATCATCATGGGCGGTTGCAACGAATGTGCGGTCGGCGCCGTCCGCACGATCGGCGAGAAGCACATTCCGACCGTCGCGCTCGCTTCCTCCGGCGCGATCACCGAACCGGTCGCCGAACGCCGGTACGTCTTCAAGCTGGCCCCGAACGCGGCCGACAGCGCCGCAACGCTCACCGCCGAACTGAAGCGACGCGGCATCGCCAAGGTGGCCGTGCTGCACAGCGCCGACAGCTACGGCGAGGAGGGGCTGACCGCCCTGCGCGGCGAGTTCGACAAGGCCCGCATCCGGCTGCTCCGCGCCGAGGCCGCGCGCACCACCGACACCGACGTGAGCGGCCAGGTCGGGCAGCTGGTCGACCGGAAGCCCGACGCGCTGATCGTCTGGACGCCGCCGGAGCAGGCGGCGCTGGCCGCCGCCAACGCCCGGCAGAGCCGCTTCAGCGGCGACCTGTTCTTCGACGCCTCGGCGGCCGGCGACCTCTTCCTCGGCGCCTCCGCCCGCTCCGCCGAGAAGGCGACGCTGATCTTCACCCAGACCATGGTGATCGACGACGTCATCGCCACCACCCCGGCCAAGGCCGCCCGGCGGCAGTGGTTCCAGGATTACACCGCCCGCTTCGGCGGCTACAACGGCTTCTCCTCGTTCGCCGCGGACGCGGTCCAGCTCATCGCGGACGCCGAGCTGCGCAGCGGCGACGAGTCCGGGACGGCGCACCGGGACACCCTGCGCGACGTGCTGGAGACCTCGCAGCTCGACGGACTCTCCGGGCCGATCCGGATGACGCCGGACAACCACTCGGGATTGATGCCGCAGGCGTTGACGACGCTCGTGGCGCGTGGGGGTCGCTGGCGTCTCGCCGGCTAG
- a CDS encoding LLM class F420-dependent oxidoreductase: MRVSVFTEPHRGASYDDQLRFARRVEETGFEGFFRADHYRSMGDEPGLPGPTDAWLTLAALARETSRIRLGTLVTSATFRLPGPLAVLVAQVDQMSGGRVELGIGAGWYEREHTAYGIPFPGVAERFDRLAEQLEVVTGLWRTPPGETYSFKGEHYQLLDAPALPKPVQRPGPPVIVGGRGPKRTPELAARYADEFNMPFKTVAETAAAYERVREACDRIGRTASGRAPLVLSAGVVVAIGRTDAEARLRAAPLHVKSALPPEDPVVGSPAQLVDRLGEFAAVGATRAHLRLIDFADLDHLELIAAEVLPQLNGTR; this comes from the coding sequence ATGCGGGTGTCGGTGTTCACCGAACCGCACCGTGGAGCCAGCTACGACGACCAGCTCCGGTTCGCCCGGCGAGTCGAGGAGACCGGCTTCGAGGGCTTCTTCCGGGCCGACCACTACCGGTCGATGGGCGACGAGCCGGGGCTGCCCGGCCCCACCGACGCCTGGTTGACCCTCGCCGCGCTGGCCCGCGAGACCTCCCGGATCCGGCTCGGCACCCTGGTCACCTCGGCCACCTTCCGGCTGCCCGGGCCGCTGGCCGTGCTGGTGGCGCAGGTCGACCAGATGAGCGGCGGCCGGGTCGAACTGGGCATCGGCGCCGGCTGGTACGAGCGCGAGCACACCGCGTACGGCATCCCGTTCCCCGGCGTCGCCGAGCGGTTCGACCGGCTCGCCGAGCAGCTCGAGGTCGTCACCGGGCTGTGGCGCACCCCGCCCGGCGAGACGTACAGCTTCAAGGGCGAGCACTACCAGCTCCTCGACGCACCCGCGCTGCCCAAGCCGGTGCAGCGCCCCGGCCCGCCGGTGATCGTGGGCGGCCGGGGCCCGAAGCGCACCCCCGAGCTGGCCGCCCGGTACGCCGACGAGTTCAACATGCCGTTCAAGACCGTCGCCGAGACGGCCGCCGCCTACGAGCGGGTCCGCGAGGCGTGCGACCGGATCGGGCGTACCGCCTCGGGGCGGGCGCCGCTGGTCCTCTCCGCCGGCGTGGTGGTGGCCATCGGGCGCACCGACGCGGAGGCGCGGCTGCGGGCCGCGCCACTGCACGTGAAGAGCGCCCTGCCGCCGGAGGACCCGGTGGTCGGCTCCCCCGCGCAGCTCGTTGACCGGCTGGGCGAGTTCGCCGCGGTCGGCGCCACCCGGGCGCACCTGCGCCTGATCGACTTTGCCGACCTCGACCACCTGGAGCTCATCGCCGCCGAGGTGCTCCCCCAACTGAACGGAACGCGATGA
- a CDS encoding cupin domain-containing protein yields the protein MTGSATDLELGPVGQEIVYENDRVRVWHIRLEPGERQPLHRHDHPYLVVAIQGAKNVVQTIDGTKIDADEPTGGVVYRDPGAVHMLTNVGDTTYLARLVELK from the coding sequence ATGACCGGCAGCGCCACCGATCTCGAACTCGGCCCGGTGGGCCAGGAGATCGTCTACGAGAACGACCGGGTGCGCGTCTGGCACATCCGACTGGAGCCGGGCGAGCGGCAGCCGCTGCACCGGCACGACCACCCCTACCTCGTGGTGGCGATCCAGGGCGCGAAGAACGTGGTGCAGACCATCGACGGCACGAAGATCGACGCGGATGAACCGACCGGCGGGGTGGTCTACCGCGACCCCGGCGCCGTGCACATGCTGACCAACGTCGGGGACACCACCTACCTGGCCCGCCTGGTCGAGCTGAAGTAA
- a CDS encoding sensor histidine kinase, which yields MSTGPTTLPESPGADQRNRRRRLPRLRDARIRSKLALILVVPVAAVIALATIRLVSVGEGAYEATRIRSLTALSIDVSALAQDLHKERMAAAAYLAAPDQKPDDYNLRVRRTDERIAAYREERGKLGGVPRSVTDRLTVIEDHLATLNGTRQEVLDRQQMPVAEASLRYGIIVNDLVAYGDTLAQQPGAEGIADARRAVAAFSHAKAEVAEEQAVAFTALATGQFDEEQFSSFVATLTGQQEALLSFSRAAEPAQRALVDGTVSGDAVQLADRVANDLSRSVNQSPLVGRDDAAAAIGAVADLMRWAEIQLQDRLLADADAVRTDVIRQAVLESLLVLVTLLIAVTLAVVLARSLNDSLRRLREGALAVANHDLPDAVSRLQSVNAIGDGGVDEIVQQVRDPIRLTNRDEVGQVAAAFNVVHREAVRVAAEQAALRTSVSAMFLNLARRSQSLVDRMIGELDAIERGEEDPKRLAQLFELDHLATRMRRNDENLLVLAGADSAVPRREDALLVDVLRAAQSEVELYNRIEFGTVDTDISVAAHAVNDVVRLVAELLDNATRFSPPNTTVVADGRRIRDYVLIQVEDRGLGLSDEQLDSLNRRLAAPPTVDVAAFRLMGLAVVSRLASRYGIRVELRRNVDGGTVAQVTLPNSAVVLPANRGQAPLTRPRQPLAVEQSPLSQLGAAVEPLAGRGATATLTDQWQTAAPPPARWQAATEARDTGPAVQLGGVAGALPSLPTVPVASAPPAPATPVSGAGYGLGTPGPAFPARDPLPKRAPAGGAVDPAPLAPPTFPPAAYAPVAAVPPPVETAPAPAAPVAAHRAEAPIFREMEAVWFRSHGEDETTIFARPRFDDEPAAQPVAAATPPPLPTRTPGAQAAGVTTPPPYNPPPVPSAPPAAAVPPPATDPDAWRTAADEGWSRANRAAEPTNGGTTRSGLPKRVPQAQLVPGGIEQKGGRDVTRRTPDEVRGLLSAYHRGVQRGRTAGADLNSTSTKETNR from the coding sequence GTGAGCACCGGACCTACGACCCTGCCCGAGAGTCCCGGCGCCGACCAGCGAAACCGGCGACGGCGACTTCCTCGGCTGCGTGACGCGCGGATCCGTTCCAAGCTCGCCCTCATCCTGGTCGTTCCGGTCGCCGCAGTTATCGCACTGGCGACAATCCGACTCGTCTCGGTCGGCGAGGGCGCGTACGAGGCCACCCGGATCCGGTCGCTCACCGCGCTGTCGATCGACGTCTCGGCGCTCGCCCAGGACCTGCACAAGGAGCGGATGGCAGCGGCCGCGTACCTGGCCGCGCCGGACCAGAAGCCGGACGACTACAACCTGCGGGTCCGGCGCACCGACGAGCGGATCGCGGCGTACCGGGAGGAGCGCGGAAAGCTCGGCGGCGTGCCCCGTTCGGTGACCGACCGGCTCACGGTCATCGAGGACCACCTGGCCACGCTGAACGGCACCCGCCAGGAGGTGCTGGACCGGCAGCAGATGCCGGTGGCCGAGGCCAGCCTGCGCTACGGCATCATCGTCAACGACCTGGTCGCGTACGGCGACACGCTGGCCCAGCAGCCCGGCGCCGAGGGCATCGCCGACGCCCGCCGCGCGGTGGCCGCGTTCTCCCACGCGAAGGCGGAGGTCGCCGAGGAGCAGGCGGTCGCCTTCACCGCCCTCGCCACCGGCCAGTTCGACGAGGAGCAGTTCTCCTCCTTCGTCGCCACCCTGACCGGCCAGCAGGAGGCGCTGCTCTCCTTCTCCCGTGCCGCCGAGCCGGCACAGCGGGCCCTGGTGGACGGCACCGTCTCCGGTGACGCCGTGCAGCTCGCCGACCGGGTCGCCAACGACCTGTCCCGCTCGGTCAACCAGTCCCCGCTGGTCGGCCGGGACGACGCCGCGGCGGCCATCGGCGCGGTCGCCGACCTGATGCGGTGGGCCGAGATCCAGCTCCAGGACCGGCTGCTCGCCGATGCCGACGCGGTCCGGACCGACGTCATCCGGCAGGCCGTCCTGGAGAGCCTGCTCGTCCTGGTCACGCTGCTGATCGCCGTGACGCTGGCGGTGGTGCTGGCCCGCTCGCTGAACGACTCGCTGCGCCGGCTGCGCGAGGGTGCCCTGGCGGTGGCGAACCACGACCTGCCGGACGCGGTGAGCCGGCTGCAGAGCGTCAATGCCATCGGCGACGGTGGCGTCGACGAGATCGTCCAGCAGGTCCGGGACCCGATCAGGCTGACCAACCGCGACGAGGTCGGCCAGGTGGCGGCGGCGTTCAACGTGGTCCACCGGGAGGCGGTCCGGGTGGCCGCCGAGCAGGCCGCGCTGCGGACCAGCGTCTCGGCGATGTTCCTCAACCTGGCTCGCCGGTCGCAGAGCCTGGTCGACCGGATGATCGGCGAGCTGGACGCGATCGAGCGTGGCGAGGAGGACCCGAAGCGGCTGGCCCAGCTCTTCGAGCTCGACCACCTGGCCACCCGGATGCGTCGCAACGACGAGAACCTGCTGGTGCTGGCCGGTGCCGACTCGGCCGTCCCGCGCCGGGAGGACGCCCTCCTGGTCGACGTGCTGCGCGCCGCCCAGTCCGAGGTGGAGCTCTACAACCGGATCGAGTTCGGCACCGTCGACACCGACATCTCGGTCGCCGCGCACGCGGTCAACGACGTGGTCCGGCTCGTCGCCGAGCTGCTGGACAACGCCACCCGCTTCTCGCCGCCGAACACCACGGTGGTCGCCGACGGCCGGCGGATCCGCGACTATGTGCTGATCCAGGTCGAGGACCGCGGTCTGGGCCTGAGTGACGAGCAGCTCGACTCGCTGAACCGCCGGCTGGCCGCCCCGCCCACCGTCGACGTGGCCGCGTTCCGGCTGATGGGTCTGGCCGTGGTGAGCCGGCTCGCCTCCCGCTACGGCATCCGGGTCGAGCTGCGGCGCAACGTCGACGGCGGCACGGTCGCCCAGGTGACCCTGCCCAACTCCGCGGTGGTGCTGCCGGCCAACCGGGGCCAGGCCCCGCTGACCCGGCCGCGCCAGCCGCTCGCCGTCGAGCAGTCCCCGCTGAGCCAGCTCGGCGCCGCCGTCGAGCCGCTGGCCGGGCGGGGCGCCACGGCGACCCTGACCGACCAGTGGCAGACCGCCGCCCCGCCGCCGGCCCGCTGGCAGGCCGCCACCGAGGCGCGGGACACCGGTCCGGCCGTGCAGTTGGGCGGGGTGGCCGGCGCCCTGCCGAGCCTGCCGACCGTCCCGGTCGCGTCCGCGCCGCCCGCCCCGGCCACCCCGGTCTCCGGCGCCGGCTACGGCCTGGGCACGCCGGGTCCGGCGTTCCCCGCGCGCGACCCGCTGCCGAAGCGGGCCCCGGCCGGCGGGGCGGTCGACCCCGCTCCGCTCGCGCCGCCGACCTTCCCTCCAGCGGCGTATGCGCCGGTCGCGGCGGTCCCGCCGCCCGTCGAGACCGCGCCGGCGCCGGCCGCACCGGTGGCGGCCCACCGGGCCGAGGCCCCGATCTTCCGGGAGATGGAGGCCGTCTGGTTCCGGTCGCACGGGGAGGACGAGACGACCATCTTCGCCCGCCCGCGGTTCGACGACGAGCCGGCGGCGCAGCCGGTCGCCGCGGCCACGCCGCCGCCGCTGCCGACCCGGACCCCGGGAGCCCAGGCCGCCGGCGTGACCACGCCGCCGCCGTACAATCCGCCGCCGGTGCCGTCCGCGCCGCCCGCCGCCGCGGTACCCCCGCCGGCGACCGACCCGGACGCCTGGCGGACGGCGGCGGACGAGGGCTGGTCCCGGGCCAACCGGGCCGCGGAGCCCACCAACGGCGGCACCACCCGCTCCGGCCTCCCCAAGCGGGTGCCGCAGGCCCAGCTGGTGCCCGGCGGCATCGAACAGAAGGGCGGCCGGGACGTCACCCGGCGTACGCCGGACGAAGTACGCGGCCTGCTGTCGGCCTACCACCGCGGGGTACAGCGGGGGCGGACGGCCGGCGCGGACCTGAACAGCACCTCGACCAAGGAGACGAACCGATGA
- a CDS encoding ABC transporter substrate-binding protein, with the protein MRRLTRTVAAAALATALALVSGCSSDSDKSADKAAGGAALEKVTYLTSFGNFGRDSYAWVAKEKGFFKEAGFDVDIKPGQGTGDVIKLVTGGQADFGPIDLTGGILQMGNGQAKDFVAVAAIQQRTMAAIVSVEGKNIATPKDLEGKRLADTKFSVVYNLFPTYAKLAGIDASKVTWVNGDAAGLIGMLGAGSVDGIGQFVVGQPTVEAVTKKKPVVLPYSNVMQDLYGNALITSTKIAKEKPEMVKRFTAALIKGLEYSLAHPEEAGQILKKNVDAANPAAAAAELQLMAAYVRSNNSGTALGTLDSGRVAKSIALLQGAGALKQNLTPDQIIDFNLAPKA; encoded by the coding sequence ATGAGAAGGCTGACCCGTACGGTCGCCGCCGCCGCGCTGGCCACCGCCCTCGCCCTGGTTTCCGGTTGCAGCAGCGACTCGGACAAGTCCGCGGACAAGGCCGCGGGTGGCGCGGCGCTGGAGAAGGTGACATACCTCACCTCCTTCGGCAACTTCGGCCGGGACTCGTACGCCTGGGTGGCGAAGGAGAAGGGCTTCTTCAAGGAGGCCGGCTTCGACGTCGACATCAAGCCGGGCCAGGGCACGGGCGATGTCATCAAGCTCGTCACCGGCGGCCAGGCCGACTTCGGCCCGATCGACCTGACCGGTGGCATCCTCCAGATGGGCAACGGCCAGGCCAAGGACTTCGTCGCGGTGGCGGCGATCCAGCAGCGCACCATGGCCGCGATCGTCTCGGTCGAGGGCAAGAACATCGCCACGCCGAAGGACCTGGAGGGCAAGAGGCTCGCCGACACCAAGTTCTCCGTCGTGTACAACCTCTTCCCGACGTACGCCAAGCTGGCTGGCATCGACGCCAGCAAGGTGACCTGGGTCAACGGCGACGCAGCGGGACTGATCGGCATGCTGGGCGCCGGCTCGGTCGACGGCATCGGCCAGTTCGTGGTCGGCCAGCCGACGGTCGAGGCGGTGACCAAGAAGAAGCCGGTGGTGCTGCCCTACAGCAACGTGATGCAGGACCTCTACGGCAACGCGCTGATCACCTCCACGAAGATCGCCAAGGAGAAGCCGGAAATGGTCAAGCGCTTCACCGCGGCGCTGATCAAGGGCTTGGAGTACTCCCTGGCCCACCCGGAGGAGGCGGGCCAGATCTTGAAGAAGAATGTGGACGCCGCCAACCCCGCCGCGGCCGCCGCCGAGCTCCAGCTGATGGCCGCGTACGTCCGGTCCAACAACTCCGGCACCGCGCTGGGCACCCTGGACAGCGGCCGGGTCGCCAAGAGCATCGCGCTGCTTCAGGGCGCGGGCGCGCTCAAGCAGAACCTGACCCCCGACCAGATCATCGACTTCAACCTCGCGCCGAAGGCCTGA
- a CDS encoding GTP-binding protein, translating into MDFANYDPAGANRSREIISAKIVIAGGFGVGKTTMVGAISEITPLTTEALMTAAGVGIDDPSKVPGKETTTVAMDFGRITMAEDLILYLFGTPGQTRFWFMWDEIIRGAVGAAVLVDTRRITDAFAPLDYFENRNLPYVVALNRFDGAPQYEPEEVREALAISPDVPLVMCDARQRESVKQVLVTVVEHAMLRLQAEHGFAAPVG; encoded by the coding sequence GTGGACTTCGCGAACTATGACCCCGCCGGGGCGAACCGCAGCCGGGAGATCATCTCCGCGAAGATCGTGATCGCGGGCGGCTTCGGGGTGGGCAAGACCACCATGGTCGGTGCGATCTCCGAGATCACGCCGCTGACCACCGAGGCGCTGATGACCGCGGCCGGCGTGGGCATCGACGACCCGTCGAAGGTGCCCGGCAAGGAGACCACCACGGTCGCCATGGACTTCGGCCGGATCACCATGGCCGAGGACCTGATCCTCTACCTCTTCGGCACGCCCGGTCAGACCCGCTTCTGGTTCATGTGGGACGAGATCATCCGGGGTGCGGTGGGCGCGGCCGTCCTGGTGGACACCCGCCGGATCACCGATGCCTTCGCCCCGCTCGACTACTTCGAGAACCGCAACCTGCCGTACGTGGTGGCGCTGAACCGGTTCGACGGCGCGCCCCAGTACGAGCCGGAGGAGGTCCGCGAGGCGCTGGCGATCTCGCCGGACGTACCGCTGGTGATGTGCGACGCGCGGCAGCGGGAGTCGGTCAAGCAGGTCCTGGTGACCGTCGTCGAGCACGCCATGCTCCGCCTCCAGGCCGAGCACGGCTTCGCGGCCCCAGTCGGCTGA
- a CDS encoding ABC transporter ATP-binding protein, whose protein sequence is MIRLSGVSRTFDGRSGRVEALREVDLDVAEGEFVAVLGRSGCGKSTLLRMIAGLLPVSAGEITVGGTPITRPRRDIAMLFQRPALLPWRSVLDNVLLPVEIFGWRRAKHRDRARELLEMAGLGGFEKRLPHELSGGMQQRVSLCRSLIGEPRVMLMDEPFSALDALTREELAGELQRVHMETRATIVFVTHSIDEAVLLADRVVVLSPRPGRIREVVEVKVPRPRTLGRHAHLAEVARISAELHELLMERDAPAPAESTDGTETPASAGTGGQ, encoded by the coding sequence ATGATCCGACTGTCCGGGGTGTCCCGCACCTTCGACGGCCGCTCGGGGCGGGTGGAGGCGCTGCGCGAGGTCGACCTCGACGTCGCCGAGGGCGAGTTCGTTGCCGTCCTCGGCCGGTCCGGCTGCGGCAAGTCGACCCTGCTCCGCATGATCGCCGGCCTGCTGCCGGTCAGCGCGGGCGAGATCACCGTCGGTGGGACGCCGATCACCAGACCCCGCCGGGACATCGCCATGCTGTTCCAGCGGCCGGCCCTGCTGCCCTGGCGCTCGGTGCTGGACAACGTCCTGCTCCCGGTGGAGATCTTCGGCTGGCGCCGGGCGAAGCACCGCGACCGGGCCCGGGAGCTGCTGGAGATGGCCGGGCTGGGCGGCTTCGAGAAGCGGCTGCCGCACGAACTCTCGGGCGGCATGCAGCAGCGGGTCTCGCTCTGCCGCTCGCTGATCGGCGAACCGCGGGTGATGCTCATGGACGAGCCCTTCTCCGCGCTCGACGCGCTCACCCGGGAGGAGCTCGCCGGTGAGCTCCAGCGGGTGCACATGGAGACCCGGGCGACCATCGTCTTCGTCACCCACTCGATCGACGAGGCGGTGCTGCTCGCCGACCGGGTCGTCGTGCTCAGCCCGCGCCCCGGCCGGATCCGCGAGGTCGTCGAGGTGAAGGTGCCCCGGCCGCGCACGCTCGGCCGGCACGCGCACCTGGCCGAGGTGGCCCGGATCAGCGCCGAACTGCACGAGCTGCTGATGGAGCGGGACGCGCCCGCGCCGGCCGAGTCGACCGACGGGACCGAGACGCCGGCCTCCGCCGGCACGGGAGGGCAGTGA
- a CDS encoding roadblock/LC7 domain-containing protein, whose product MNRPAAMQDMGWLLTNFADSVAGIAHVVAVSADGLLLASSRDLPADRADQLAAITSGVVSLTEGAARMFSAGGVLQTVIEMDSGYLFLMSISDGSSMAVLAARSCDVGQVGYEMALLVERVGQALSPLPRDAVRS is encoded by the coding sequence ATGAACAGGCCAGCGGCCATGCAGGACATGGGTTGGCTGCTCACCAACTTCGCCGACAGCGTGGCGGGCATCGCCCACGTGGTGGCGGTGTCCGCCGACGGGCTGCTGCTCGCCTCCTCCCGGGACCTGCCCGCGGACCGGGCCGACCAGCTCGCCGCGATCACCTCCGGCGTGGTGAGCCTGACCGAGGGTGCCGCCCGGATGTTCAGCGCCGGCGGGGTCCTCCAGACGGTGATCGAGATGGACAGCGGATACCTCTTCCTCATGTCGATCAGCGACGGCTCCTCGATGGCGGTCCTGGCCGCCCGGAGCTGCGACGTCGGACAGGTGGGCTACGAGATGGCGCTGCTGGTGGAGCGGGTCGGCCAGGCGTTGTCGCCGCTGCCGAGGGACGCCGTCCGGTCCTGA
- a CDS encoding DUF742 domain-containing protein → MEPRRDPRGALVRPYAVTRGRTEPLQNIALEAVLSCTATQSAEARFAGHDKYRIATVCEGRAQSLAEIAAYTRMPLGVTRVLVADMVAEGLLTLHTAAPATGFAARMNLLGRVLSGLREL, encoded by the coding sequence ATGGAACCACGGCGGGACCCGCGTGGGGCGCTGGTGCGACCGTACGCGGTCACCCGTGGCCGCACCGAACCGTTGCAGAACATCGCGCTGGAGGCGGTGCTGTCCTGCACCGCGACCCAGTCGGCCGAGGCGCGGTTCGCCGGGCACGACAAGTACCGCATCGCCACGGTCTGCGAGGGCCGGGCGCAGTCGCTCGCGGAGATCGCCGCGTACACCCGGATGCCGCTGGGCGTCACCCGGGTGCTGGTCGCCGACATGGTGGCCGAGGGCCTGCTGACGCTACACACTGCCGCTCCCGCGACGGGGTTCGCGGCGCGGATGAACCTGCTTGGAAGGGTGCTAAGTGGACTTCGCGAACTATGA
- a CDS encoding IS5 family transposase, translated as MSSPRRGYPSDLTDAQWALIEGLLPEPSTDGRREKHPRREIVNAILYVVRSGCPWRYLPADLPPWQTVYWYFVRWEDAGVTENLLATLRVKARVQDGRNPEPSAGIIDSQSVKGADTVGQQTRGYDAGKKVNGRKRFIITDTGGLLVTVAVMAASWQDRDGAKTALLGAYLATPIRHVFADQGFAGRLVDWTRDTLKITLEIVRKPAEQRGFAVHPRRWVVERTLAWLTACRRLARDYERHPETSEGIVRWAAIAGMTRRITRGRPARRQAKRTFIWT; from the coding sequence GTGTCGTCGCCTCGTCGTGGTTACCCGTCGGACCTGACCGATGCCCAGTGGGCGTTGATCGAAGGGTTGTTGCCGGAGCCCAGCACGGACGGGCGGCGGGAGAAGCACCCTCGTCGGGAGATCGTCAACGCGATCTTGTACGTGGTCCGCTCGGGGTGTCCGTGGCGGTACCTGCCGGCGGATCTGCCGCCGTGGCAGACGGTGTACTGGTATTTCGTGCGCTGGGAGGACGCCGGTGTGACCGAGAACCTGCTGGCCACGCTGCGGGTCAAGGCGCGGGTGCAGGACGGGCGGAATCCGGAGCCGTCGGCGGGGATCATCGACTCGCAGTCGGTGAAGGGCGCCGACACCGTCGGGCAGCAGACGCGTGGTTACGACGCGGGTAAGAAGGTCAACGGCAGGAAACGGTTCATCATCACCGATACCGGCGGGCTGTTGGTCACCGTGGCGGTGATGGCCGCGTCGTGGCAGGACCGCGACGGCGCGAAGACGGCCCTGCTCGGCGCTTATCTGGCCACCCCGATCCGGCACGTCTTCGCCGACCAGGGCTTCGCGGGCCGTCTCGTCGACTGGACCCGCGACACCTTGAAAATCACGCTGGAGATCGTGCGCAAGCCCGCTGAGCAGCGGGGCTTCGCCGTGCACCCGCGCAGGTGGGTCGTGGAGCGGACCCTGGCATGGCTCACCGCCTGCCGCCGGCTGGCCCGCGACTACGAACGCCACCCTGAAACCTCCGAAGGCATCGTCAGGTGGGCCGCCATCGCCGGCATGACCCGCCGCATCACCCGCGGCCGACCAGCCCGACGGCAGGCAAAGCGCACCTTCATCTGGACCTGA
- a CDS encoding ABC transporter permease — MTGTRAGAPAPHPSAQTATVPRRLGVRPAVGLPALGLVIAVAAWWLVSSGLHLVHPAVLPPPQAVWQGLTASLPVLLPALGITIWLTLFGFLLSSVAGVLIGMALAASRRVERMFAPLLVAVNAVPKIAFGPLLVVAVGWGQKPILTMVFLLCFFPIVLSTATGLTTTPADMADLARSLNASWWQAFRKVRFPAALPQIFVGLKVAMPLAAIGAVIGEFYSDKPGLGYQILQYNGVGDIATAWAAIVLVALMSILLYSALTLLERLALPWVRATTSAR, encoded by the coding sequence TTGACCGGGACCCGCGCCGGGGCACCGGCGCCGCACCCGTCGGCGCAGACCGCGACCGTTCCGCGCCGGCTGGGCGTACGCCCGGCGGTGGGGCTGCCAGCGCTCGGGCTGGTGATCGCGGTGGCGGCCTGGTGGCTGGTCAGCTCGGGACTGCACCTGGTCCACCCGGCAGTGCTGCCACCGCCGCAGGCGGTGTGGCAGGGGCTGACCGCCAGCTTGCCCGTGCTCCTGCCGGCGCTGGGGATCACCATCTGGCTGACCCTTTTCGGCTTCCTGCTCTCGTCGGTCGCCGGCGTGCTGATCGGGATGGCCCTGGCCGCCTCCCGCCGGGTGGAGCGGATGTTCGCGCCGCTGCTGGTGGCGGTCAACGCGGTGCCGAAGATCGCCTTCGGACCGCTGCTCGTGGTCGCCGTCGGCTGGGGGCAGAAACCCATCCTGACCATGGTGTTTCTGCTCTGCTTCTTCCCGATCGTGCTGTCCACCGCGACCGGGCTGACCACCACCCCCGCCGACATGGCCGACCTGGCCCGCTCGCTCAACGCGTCGTGGTGGCAGGCGTTCCGGAAGGTGCGCTTCCCCGCCGCCCTGCCGCAGATCTTCGTCGGACTGAAGGTGGCGATGCCGCTCGCCGCGATCGGCGCCGTGATCGGGGAGTTCTACTCGGACAAGCCCGGGCTGGGCTACCAGATTCTCCAGTACAACGGCGTCGGCGACATCGCGACGGCGTGGGCGGCGATCGTGCTGGTAGCACTGATGAGCATCCTGCTCTACTCCGCCCTGACCCTCCTCGAACGCCTGGCCCTCCCCTGGGTCCGAGCCACCACCTCCGCCAGATGA